One Halobaculum roseum DNA segment encodes these proteins:
- a CDS encoding DUF192 domain-containing protein — translation MAVRRRVAPALIALLVVFAGCTGTVANVASDGEYERTTVTVVDEDGAELGAVEARVADTYSKRYTGLSDTESLGENEGMLFVHDEEDRYAYVMRDMAFPIDIVFIAANGTITRIHHAELPPEGTNDSELRRYRGTGKYVLEVPHGWTNDHDVCEGDTVEIAGDY, via the coding sequence ATGGCCGTCCGCCGCCGCGTCGCCCCCGCGCTCATCGCGCTGCTGGTCGTGTTCGCCGGCTGCACCGGAACCGTGGCGAACGTCGCGAGCGACGGCGAGTACGAACGCACGACCGTCACCGTCGTCGACGAGGACGGTGCCGAGCTCGGCGCCGTGGAGGCGCGCGTCGCCGACACCTACAGCAAGCGCTACACCGGCCTCTCCGACACGGAGTCGCTCGGCGAGAACGAGGGCATGCTGTTCGTCCACGACGAGGAGGACCGGTACGCGTACGTGATGCGCGACATGGCGTTCCCGATCGACATCGTGTTCATCGCCGCCAACGGGACGATCACCCGCATCCACCACGCCGAACTCCCGCCGGAGGGAACGAACGACTCCGAGCTCCGGCGGTACCGCGGCACCGGGAAGTACGTGCTCGAAGTGCCGCACGGCTGGACGAACGATCACGACGTGTGCGAGGGCGACACCGTCGAGATCGCGGGCGACTACTGA
- a CDS encoding FAD-dependent oxidoreductase, which translates to MSDTYDLVIVGGGISGASLLYTTAKFTDIESIALIEKEPEIAAINSHHTNNSQTLHFGDIETNYTLEKAEEVKEGAELLAGYLENQDADREMHAKRSKMVLGVGDEEVEKLEQRYHDEGFGDLFPKLRPIGRDEIAEIEPKVVEGRDLDTEMLALQTPDGYVVDYGETTKSFVEQAREEATVDVRTGTAVESVEPTPDGYTFETTAGTIESEAAVVAAGSHSLQMAKQLGYGQNKVLLPVAGSFFLADDLLNGKVYTLQMKKLPFAAVHGDADVHDGSVTRFGPTAKLVPALERGRVSTVPDFLDVFGLNAAAFLSYANILADRILLPYVLRNLVYDLPSVGPKQFLPHVRKVVPSVELDDIERAEGYGGVRPQIVDTEERSLDMGEAKIVGKDIIFNITPSPGASTCLKNAMRDTHTLMDFFDGEYSFDEEAFREETIENFPYAEATHAPAPAQ; encoded by the coding sequence ATGTCCGACACGTACGACCTCGTTATCGTCGGCGGAGGTATCAGCGGTGCGTCGCTGTTGTACACGACGGCGAAGTTCACCGATATCGAGTCGATCGCGCTGATCGAGAAGGAGCCGGAGATCGCCGCGATCAACTCCCACCACACGAACAACTCCCAGACGCTTCACTTCGGGGACATCGAGACCAACTACACCCTGGAGAAGGCCGAGGAGGTCAAGGAGGGCGCCGAGCTGCTCGCCGGCTATCTCGAGAACCAGGACGCCGACCGGGAGATGCACGCCAAGCGCAGCAAGATGGTGCTGGGCGTCGGCGACGAGGAGGTCGAGAAGCTGGAGCAGCGGTACCACGACGAGGGATTCGGGGACCTCTTCCCGAAGCTTCGGCCGATCGGCCGCGACGAGATCGCCGAGATCGAGCCGAAGGTCGTCGAGGGACGCGACCTCGACACGGAGATGCTCGCGCTGCAGACGCCCGACGGCTACGTCGTCGACTACGGCGAGACGACGAAGTCGTTCGTCGAGCAGGCCCGCGAGGAGGCGACCGTCGACGTGAGGACCGGGACGGCCGTCGAGTCCGTCGAGCCGACGCCCGACGGCTACACGTTCGAGACGACCGCCGGCACTATCGAGTCGGAGGCGGCCGTCGTCGCCGCCGGCTCCCACAGCCTTCAGATGGCGAAGCAGCTTGGATACGGCCAGAACAAGGTCCTGCTCCCCGTCGCGGGCAGTTTCTTCCTCGCCGACGACCTCCTGAACGGGAAGGTCTACACGCTGCAGATGAAGAAGCTCCCCTTCGCGGCCGTCCACGGCGACGCCGACGTGCACGACGGCAGCGTGACGCGGTTCGGCCCGACCGCGAAGCTCGTCCCCGCGCTCGAACGCGGGCGTGTCTCGACGGTGCCCGACTTCCTCGACGTGTTCGGGCTCAACGCGGCGGCGTTCCTCAGCTACGCCAACATCCTCGCCGACCGCATCCTCCTGCCGTACGTGCTTCGGAACCTCGTGTACGACCTCCCGTCCGTCGGGCCCAAGCAGTTCCTCCCGCACGTCCGGAAGGTCGTCCCGAGCGTCGAACTCGACGACATCGAGCGCGCCGAGGGCTACGGCGGCGTCCGGCCGCAGATCGTCGACACCGAGGAGCGCTCGCTCGACATGGGCGAGGCGAAGATCGTCGGCAAGGACATCATCTTCAACATCACCCCGTCGCCCGGCGCCTCGACGTGCCTGAAGAACGCGATGCGCGACACGCACACGCTGATGGACTTCTTCGACGGCGAGTACTCCTTCGACGAGGAGGCGTTCCGCGAGGAGACGATCGAGAACTTCCCGTACGCCGAGGCGACCCACGCCCCCGCCCCCGCGCAGTAG
- a CDS encoding sodium-dependent transporter produces the protein MSDRETWTSRVGFILAAVGSAVGLGNIWSFPFQTASNGGAAFLVVYLCAVFLLGFPVMLGEFVIGRRSERNAVEAFRSLGFGEWSVVGGLGVVSSFVTLAFYSVVGGWVLSYIVGSVTGGYLGDAGAYFGAVSAGPIAVAAHAAFMALTIGIVALGVTDGIERATKLMVPAIFVLMGGLAVWVSTFEGAAAGYAYYLSPDVGVIAGNLAGIVPPAVGQAFFTLSLGFGVMIAYSSYLGRDDSLPADGSAIVVVNTLVALIAGFVVFPVLFAIEGSVPDSGGAGTAFTALAGAFSQIPGGQLIGLGFFVVLLFAALSSSISLLEVPTSFVADRTGYDRTATAVGLGAFVALAGVPTALDTGILGWYNDIVFELLLPLAVLSLSLFVGWVADDQLAAELNLGSSFGSGFSTVWLWWIRVVIPVAIGGTLLLGIQSLLVKAGILAAPIVLG, from the coding sequence ATGAGTGACCGAGAGACGTGGACGTCACGAGTCGGCTTCATTCTCGCCGCCGTCGGCAGCGCGGTGGGGCTCGGAAACATCTGGTCGTTCCCCTTCCAGACCGCCTCCAACGGCGGTGCGGCGTTCCTCGTCGTGTACCTGTGTGCGGTGTTCCTGCTCGGGTTCCCCGTGATGCTCGGCGAGTTCGTCATCGGGCGACGGAGCGAACGAAACGCCGTGGAGGCGTTCCGGTCGCTCGGCTTCGGCGAGTGGTCGGTCGTGGGCGGCCTGGGGGTCGTCTCGTCGTTCGTGACGCTGGCGTTCTACAGCGTCGTCGGGGGATGGGTGTTGAGCTACATCGTCGGCAGCGTCACCGGCGGCTACCTCGGCGACGCGGGCGCGTACTTCGGCGCCGTCTCCGCGGGTCCGATCGCCGTCGCCGCCCACGCGGCGTTCATGGCGCTGACGATCGGGATCGTCGCGCTCGGCGTCACCGACGGCATCGAGCGGGCGACGAAGCTGATGGTGCCCGCGATCTTCGTCCTCATGGGCGGGCTCGCCGTCTGGGTGAGCACCTTCGAGGGCGCGGCCGCGGGCTACGCGTACTATCTCTCCCCGGACGTGGGCGTGATCGCGGGCAACCTTGCCGGGATCGTTCCGCCGGCCGTCGGACAGGCGTTCTTCACGCTCTCGCTGGGGTTCGGCGTGATGATCGCCTACTCCTCCTACCTCGGACGCGACGACAGCCTCCCCGCGGACGGGTCGGCGATCGTCGTCGTGAACACGCTGGTCGCCCTCATCGCGGGCTTCGTCGTCTTCCCGGTGCTGTTCGCCATCGAGGGGTCGGTTCCGGACTCGGGCGGGGCCGGCACGGCGTTCACCGCACTCGCCGGCGCGTTCAGTCAGATCCCGGGCGGCCAACTCATCGGTCTCGGCTTCTTCGTCGTGCTCCTGTTTGCCGCGCTCTCCAGCTCGATCAGCCTCCTCGAGGTGCCGACGTCCTTCGTCGCCGACCGGACCGGGTACGATCGGACCGCGACCGCGGTGGGCCTCGGCGCGTTCGTCGCGCTCGCCGGCGTGCCCACCGCGCTCGACACCGGCATCCTCGGTTGGTACAACGACATCGTGTTCGAGCTCCTGTTGCCGCTTGCGGTGCTGTCCCTCTCGCTGTTCGTCGGCTGGGTCGCCGACGACCAACTGGCCGCGGAACTGAACCTCGGAAGCTCGTTCGGGAGCGGCTTCTCGACGGTCTGGCTGTGGTGGATCCGGGTCGTCATTCCGGTCGCCATCGGGGGAACGCTGTTGCTCGGGATCCAGTCGCTGCTCGTGAAAGCGGGGATCCTCGCGGCCCCGATCGTCCTCGGGTAG
- a CDS encoding winged helix-turn-helix domain-containing protein: protein MSGRERVRHVVELLDEPTAVQEIADRADVSRATADDELRRLESDDWVTETTVDGTKAYDLNPVRMLFDEVTDLIKAHSRDELESQLTELTEEQEELAAEYEVSSLDEFREQLADEDFSTEELRERRNVIATWEAINTELGLVKHALQLYDDVIELSSPRTDSPSTLA, encoded by the coding sequence ATGAGCGGACGTGAGCGCGTCCGGCACGTCGTGGAGCTGCTGGACGAACCAACGGCGGTGCAAGAGATCGCGGACCGAGCCGACGTTTCCCGCGCAACGGCCGACGATGAACTCCGGCGACTGGAGAGCGACGACTGGGTCACGGAAACGACTGTCGACGGGACGAAAGCCTACGATCTGAATCCCGTACGGATGCTCTTCGACGAGGTGACCGACCTGATCAAGGCTCACTCGCGTGACGAACTAGAGAGTCAACTCACAGAACTAACGGAGGAACAAGAAGAGCTGGCTGCGGAGTACGAGGTCAGTTCGCTCGATGAGTTCCGGGAACAACTCGCGGACGAGGACTTCTCGACGGAGGAACTTCGTGAACGTCGCAACGTGATCGCCACGTGGGAGGCGATCAACACGGAACTCGGGCTCGTGAAACACGCTCTCCAACTGTACGATGACGTCATCGAACTCTCGTCGCCGCGGACTGACTCTCCCTCGACACTCGCCTAA
- a CDS encoding aryl-sulfate sulfotransferase, with product MIDGRTAIRLCVAFLVTLSVGTVAVASVQGVDGRNTDQGPAFETGERAVEPRNGTTVVTTSQYGNNFLVAFAPNGSVLHYDEEYAVYNEIVHVPGTRATVIYVATRNLDRRSCHSTVPCNRNVVERLNLTTGDRERLYERTNPRSRNQWHAIDIVDEDHVVVGDIAYDRVFVLDTERELIEWEWEAQTDLPLSGGGIYPGDWTHLNHVEALPDGRIMVSLRNQDQVVFLDRETGLQEEWTLGDDGDHDTLYEQHNPQYITEENGGPAVLVADSENGRIVEYQREAGEWRQSWEWSDSRMQWPRDADRLSNGHTMIVDSNGARVMELDRDGDVVWQVETKGAYDIEHIDGAPEAGDPESAERLGLETRSVGGTGPRESVPDPASVPKQSLDALDAVLPSIVVNGILYVLPPWFGIVELFATLSFGATAAVWAGAELWWAGWRIRWPVFRRDEDS from the coding sequence GTGATCGACGGCCGCACCGCGATACGACTCTGTGTCGCATTCCTCGTGACCCTCTCGGTCGGGACCGTCGCAGTCGCCTCCGTACAGGGCGTGGACGGGCGAAACACGGATCAGGGTCCGGCCTTCGAGACGGGCGAGCGGGCGGTCGAGCCGCGCAACGGGACGACCGTCGTCACGACGAGTCAGTACGGGAACAACTTCCTCGTCGCGTTCGCGCCGAACGGTTCCGTCCTTCACTACGACGAGGAGTACGCGGTCTACAACGAGATCGTCCACGTTCCGGGGACGCGCGCGACGGTGATCTACGTGGCGACGCGGAACCTGGATCGCCGATCGTGTCACTCGACGGTCCCGTGCAACCGGAACGTCGTCGAGCGGCTGAACCTGACGACCGGCGACCGCGAGCGACTGTACGAGCGAACCAACCCCCGAAGCCGGAACCAGTGGCACGCGATCGACATCGTCGACGAGGACCACGTCGTCGTCGGCGACATCGCCTACGACCGCGTGTTCGTCCTCGACACGGAGCGGGAGCTGATCGAGTGGGAGTGGGAGGCGCAAACCGACCTCCCGCTCTCTGGCGGCGGGATCTATCCGGGCGACTGGACCCACCTGAATCACGTCGAGGCGCTCCCGGACGGCCGGATCATGGTCAGCCTCCGCAACCAGGACCAGGTCGTCTTCCTCGACAGGGAGACGGGTCTCCAGGAGGAGTGGACCCTCGGAGACGACGGCGACCATGACACGCTGTACGAACAGCACAACCCGCAGTACATCACCGAGGAGAACGGCGGCCCGGCGGTGCTCGTCGCCGACTCCGAGAACGGTCGCATCGTCGAATATCAGCGCGAGGCCGGCGAGTGGCGACAGTCGTGGGAGTGGTCCGATTCGCGGATGCAGTGGCCCCGCGACGCCGATCGCCTGTCGAACGGGCACACGATGATCGTCGACTCCAACGGCGCGCGCGTGATGGAACTCGACCGCGACGGCGACGTCGTCTGGCAGGTCGAAACCAAGGGCGCCTACGACATCGAACACATCGACGGCGCCCCGGAGGCCGGCGACCCCGAGAGCGCCGAGCGTCTCGGCCTCGAGACGCGGTCGGTCGGCGGGACCGGCCCCCGTGAGTCGGTCCCTGACCCCGCGTCCGTCCCTAAACAGTCGCTCGATGCCCTCGACGCGGTCCTGCCGAGCATCGTCGTTAACGGTATCCTGTACGTCCTCCCACCGTGGTTCGGGATCGTGGAACTGTTCGCGACCCTCTCGTTCGGCGCGACGGCGGCCGTCTGGGCCGGCGCGGAACTGTGGTGGGCCGGCTGGCGGATCCGCTGGCCGGTGTTCCGCCGCGATGAGGACAGCTGA
- a CDS encoding DoxX family protein: MRSDAPRARSDPHGPLLYLMSLLYVIAGVAHFLAPTPFERIVPRELPAPRALVYLSGLVEIALGIGVLIPRTRQMSAKGLVLLLLAVFPANVNMAVRDVGPNPLPERAERLYDAALWIRLPLQGVLIAWAWWYARDDSAESA; encoded by the coding sequence ATGCGCTCCGACGCGCCCCGCGCTCGGTCCGACCCCCACGGCCCGCTCCTGTACCTGATGAGCCTGCTCTACGTGATCGCGGGCGTGGCGCACTTCCTCGCGCCGACGCCCTTCGAACGGATCGTCCCCCGGGAGTTGCCCGCCCCCCGAGCGCTCGTGTACCTCTCCGGGCTCGTCGAGATCGCACTCGGAATCGGCGTGCTGATCCCGCGAACACGCCAGATGTCCGCGAAGGGGTTGGTCCTGCTGCTGCTCGCAGTGTTCCCCGCGAACGTCAATATGGCCGTCCGCGACGTGGGCCCGAACCCGCTCCCCGAGCGCGCGGAGCGACTCTACGACGCGGCGCTGTGGATCCGACTCCCGCTCCAGGGCGTCCTGATCGCGTGGGCGTGGTGGTATGCGCGGGATGACTCAGCAGAATCAGCCTGA
- a CDS encoding EthD family reductase → MTKLAITLRRGEDMSVEEFREYYREEHAPLAADLPGLERYSVSFPADPESASYDALAELYFPDDETMAAAFDSELGREVTADAETFADMDAAERVVLDEEVVVD, encoded by the coding sequence ATGACGAAGCTCGCGATCACGCTCCGGCGTGGAGAAGACATGTCCGTCGAGGAGTTCCGAGAGTACTACCGGGAGGAACACGCGCCCCTCGCGGCCGACCTGCCCGGACTCGAGCGATACTCCGTCTCGTTCCCGGCGGACCCCGAGTCGGCGTCCTACGACGCGCTCGCGGAGCTGTACTTCCCCGACGACGAGACCATGGCCGCGGCGTTCGACTCCGAACTCGGCCGGGAAGTGACCGCCGACGCCGAGACGTTCGCCGACATGGACGCCGCCGAGCGCGTCGTCCTCGACGAGGAGGTCGTCGTCGACTGA
- a CDS encoding cold-shock protein gives MATGKVDFFNDTGGYGFIETEDADEDVFFHMEDVGGPDLEEGQEVEFDIEEAEKGPRAKNLQRL, from the coding sequence ATGGCAACTGGGAAGGTCGACTTCTTCAACGACACCGGCGGCTACGGATTCATCGAGACTGAGGACGCGGACGAGGACGTTTTCTTCCACATGGAGGACGTCGGCGGCCCCGACCTGGAGGAAGGTCAGGAGGTCGAGTTCGATATCGAGGAGGCCGAGAAGGGCCCCCGCGCGAAGAACCTGCAGCGCCTGTAA
- the nucS gene encoding endonuclease NucS: MTATTLHEPAHREALWELEAAFDRGDLITLFGTCTVEYDGRAASSLGPGARLLVLKPDGSALVHTDEGRTPVNWQPPGCEHRAAVRDGGLRVRSVRTSPAETLDVRFSAVDQLAAYGVTGGRSVEVVGSEADLKERVLDDPELVEPGFEPLATERESDAGPIDVFGRDAEGRPVVVELKRRRVGPDAAGQLARYVNAVEREEPDGTEVRGVLLAPSITDRARELLADEGLEHVAAGPPDGDGDADSDGGGET; the protein is encoded by the coding sequence GTGACGGCGACGACGCTGCACGAGCCGGCCCACCGCGAGGCGCTGTGGGAGCTGGAGGCGGCGTTCGACCGCGGCGACCTGATCACGCTGTTCGGTACCTGTACGGTCGAGTACGACGGCCGCGCCGCCTCCTCGCTGGGGCCGGGCGCCCGCCTGCTCGTGCTCAAGCCGGACGGGTCGGCGCTGGTGCACACCGACGAGGGGCGCACCCCCGTGAACTGGCAGCCGCCGGGGTGCGAACACCGCGCGGCGGTCCGCGACGGGGGCCTGCGCGTGCGAAGCGTGCGCACGTCGCCCGCGGAGACGCTGGACGTGCGCTTCTCGGCCGTCGACCAGCTCGCCGCCTACGGCGTCACCGGCGGCCGGTCGGTGGAGGTCGTCGGCAGCGAGGCCGACCTCAAGGAACGCGTCCTTGACGACCCGGAACTCGTCGAGCCGGGGTTCGAGCCGCTGGCGACCGAGCGCGAGTCCGACGCGGGCCCCATCGACGTGTTCGGCCGCGACGCCGAGGGACGGCCGGTCGTCGTGGAGCTGAAGCGCCGGCGCGTCGGCCCGGACGCGGCCGGACAGCTCGCGCGCTACGTCAACGCCGTCGAACGCGAGGAACCCGACGGCACCGAGGTCCGCGGGGTGTTGCTCGCGCCGTCGATCACCGACCGCGCCCGCGAGCTGCTCGCCGACGAGGGGCTCGAACACGTCGCCGCCGGACCGCCGGACGGGGACGGGGATGCCGACAGCGACGGCGGCGGCGAGACGTGA
- a CDS encoding 50S ribosomal protein L16: MSDKPASMYRKIDKPSYTRRDYVTGIPGSKIAQHNMGDLTKDPEDYPVHISLVTEEDVQIRHGSLESARLSANRHLIRELGEGNYKMVLRKFPHQILRENKQATGAGADRVSDGMRQAFGKPVGTAARMGAGETVFTAYVDVDQADAVKEAYRRAYNKMSPPFRVVVEKGEDLLVR; this comes from the coding sequence ATGTCCGACAAGCCGGCCTCCATGTACCGGAAGATCGACAAGCCGTCGTACACGCGGCGGGACTACGTCACCGGTATTCCGGGCTCGAAGATCGCACAGCACAACATGGGCGACCTGACGAAGGACCCCGAGGACTACCCCGTACACATCTCGCTGGTCACCGAGGAGGACGTCCAGATCCGCCACGGCTCGCTGGAGTCGGCGCGCCTGTCGGCCAACCGCCACCTCATCCGCGAGCTGGGCGAGGGCAACTACAAGATGGTCCTGCGGAAGTTCCCGCACCAGATCCTGCGCGAGAACAAGCAGGCGACCGGCGCGGGCGCGGACCGCGTCTCCGACGGGATGCGCCAGGCGTTCGGCAAGCCGGTCGGCACCGCCGCCCGCATGGGCGCCGGCGAGACCGTCTTCACGGCCTACGTCGACGTCGACCAGGCCGACGCCGTGAAGGAGGCGTACCGCCGCGCGTACAACAAGATGTCCCCGCCGTTCCGCGTCGTCGTGGAGAAGGGCGAGGACCTGCTCGTCCGGTAA